The DNA sequence TATCGCAACCAGGTAATATGCATTTCTGTGCCGAAGGCATAGCTAAACTGTAGGCTGTAGTGACTAACGGTAATGACAGTAACTCGCAATTGAGCAGGTGAACCACTGATGCTAATGCACTCTAGTTATTATAGTCTTAAGGGAGGAGCCATGCTCAGTGGCTCCAGTGTGTCATCGAGACGTGATTTCAGGCCTGCCCAAAAAATCCTGAACACTAAAATGGTGAAAAAACTGCGAACTACATAGTTCACAGATTTTGTAACAGGGTttcaacaatacatttttaatcaaacacacctgaacaagctaatcaaggtcttcaatattactagaaagttacaggcaggtgagtttgatcaaggttggagctaaactctgcaggaaagtggatctcgaggaCCTGAGTTGAGAACCTCTGAATTATTCCATATGCTGTTCAGATGCCAGTGGTTCTCTATtccagtggttttcaatcctgttcctcgggacccactgctctgtacattttgcatgtctcccttatctgacacactcatttgagttcatggagctctttcctaatgagctgatgatctgaatcaggtgtgtaaattagggagacatgcaaaatgtgcagagctgggggtccccaggaacaagtttgaaaaccactgctctatTCCAGTCCTGTGGtaccactgctctgcacattctGTATGTCTCTCTTATCTGACGCCCTCGGTTCAGTTCATGGATCTTcctcctaatgagctgatgatctgaatcaggtgtgttaaataaggaagacatacaaaatgtacaaAGTAGTGGTACCCCAGGgcgaattgagaaccactgagaTATGCTGTTGCATATTTTTGCGTATTTTCTTTGCACTAAGTTTAAACAGTAGTTAGATGATATGTGCACTATGTGTAAATATTGTTGCATCAGCAGATGATGTTAGACTCACCAATCAGTGGGATTTTATCAGCTGTAGAGGGCAGCGTGTCATTAAGAATCAGCAGCAACACAGAAATAGACAGCAGTAAAGTCACTTTAAAGCTCAGCTTGTCTGCTCCACTTGCATCAATGAAGAAGGACATCACATCCAGcacaaggaaaaaaaatactggaAGTATGATGTTGATGACATACAGCAGAGGTCTCCTCTTTATGGTGATCTGCCATGgacaaacagaaaacatttaaaccacTGGTTCTCAGCAATGTTACTGGAGCCCAAACACCAACATGTGAGGTGCGTTCAAGTCAGAGCAAGATGGTGATGCTCCATTTCCACATCTTTTTTTCAACTTctacaaaattatgttttattaacaaagttcgggaggagctAATTAACACGAGAGGAGCATAATCAGTAATCAACCCAGTTAACAAGATAAGAGGTGtgtatacatactgtacacagcTGACTCACCTCTGTTCCTTGACAGTTCTCCAGCATCCCTCCGCCACCCCTTCTCCGCACTTACATCTATTCCTGTCCTAACCTGTAGGGGGGGTACTCGGGGTTCGGGCCAAAGTTCTGAGCTCGGACAGCACGCAAAATACGCATAcactttattctatttattatatgtaagtgtgaactcgtgaaaggATGAATAATGTGCATCAGGTGTAATTTtgctttatgtttttttttattattattgaagttAATGGTGGTTCTGAATCGCATATAAACATGTATTAAGGGTgtataaatagtttaaaaatagtttaaaaaatcatacattgtgatttctggatttttttttttagattatgtctctcacagtggacatgcacctacgatgacaatttcagacccctccatgatttctaagtgggagaacttgcaaaatagcagggtgttcaaatacttattttcctcactgtatgaaTATTTCTTACCAGGTTAAATGCTGATAACTCAAAAccctttttgtaaacctctctaCCTAACAGTCGATTGTGCGCATCTGCCacgtttgtagtttttctaacacgttttatttgtgtttgtagttctggaccAAATCCTTCACCaaagcgcaatggattgtggccaattttagccattagagtgtgcacagatccacacttcaaaaatcgacctgaaatagtaTACCATCCGGGAacttttggcatactcttttcaacatactaaTTTTTGGGTCACActtacagtggggaaaaaaattatttgatcccctgctgattttgtacacttgcccactgacaaagaaatgatcagtctataattttaatggtaggtttgtTTCAGCTACTCTAGGCCACGGGAAGCGGGTGGGGTTTGTGACACCCTGAAGAGGTTGAGTAGCTTGCGCCGCTAGCAgaggcagcctcacgctagCGTTTGCAACGGGAACTGGAATCCACTGGAAAGATAAAGGGTTATTAGTAGCATAAGGGAACGAATGAGATGTGTGAGCCTGCGTAGCCAGCGGAGGCAGCCTCGCGCTTGTTTCAGCTACTGTAGGCCATGGGAGGGGGGCGGGGTTTGAGACACCCTACTGGGTAGCTTGTGCCGCTAGCAGAGGCAGCCTCATGCTAGCGTTTGTCACTGGAGCTGGAGGCCACTGAAAGGAAAAGTAATTATCAGTAGCCGGAGGACCAGACTGAGAAGTTGAGGGAGGGCTGCATTCTGCGCAGCGGCAGAGAGAGCTGCGGTGAAAGGCTGAGCCGAAACGGGAGATGAGCGTGGCCTTGCCGTGGTGAGCTCTGCTGCGAGCCGGTGCTCAAGAGGGACCGGACCTTAAGCGGGATAAAGGAGGAGTTGAGCGAGGCGAGTCCGGGACCTTACGAGCTTTGCTCGCTTTGTTGGCTGCCTTGGGGGCTGCAGTGGATTTTGGCATGAGGTTAGCTGATTGCAAGGTAACGTAGATTTCGTACAGTTCTGCTTTGTTCATCCTTCGCGAGAACTGCACTTCAGTGGACGGAGGCCGGCAGATTGTAATGTAGGATCCAGATATGATCCGGGTTCGTTGGACAGAGACAGTTCAATTTGCGATATCGTGCAAAGGAGCAAAAGCGAATGCTGGAAAACTGTCAAGCAACAGAGGTAAATctgctgtgtatatatacacacctcTTATCTTGTTAACTGGGTTGATTACTGATTGTGCTCCTCTCGTGTTAATTAGGTTAATTATCTgaacgtgctcctcccgaactttgttaataaaacatcattcaaatgcaaatcaatttataacttttttgaaatgcgtttttctggatttttttgttgttattctgtctctcactgttaaaataaacctatcaTTAAAATTATGGCAaaagtacaaaatcagcaggggatcaaataattttttttcccactgtattgtaatctcacatactatttaggatggacaGTATGAACACTGGGACACAGGGTCTTTTTTAGCACTCTGTAGTATGCACACTGAGCAGggtttatttcattaattcatcTGGGCTGACCTATGTGGGGCCCTCATTGAAACGGAGGACAAAACTGGCTGGGCCCCAGTTAGGGTTTGCTGGCTGGGTTGCAGAGTTTCTTCTTGACAGGTAAGCTAAACTTAAGAATTTGCCACATCCCCAGATAAAATAGTAAGATGTTGTAAAGATAAGAATAATTGCAAGGGTGTGATGAGTGTAAGGTGCATTTGCAAAggtacaaacatttaaaaatatttttatattgaaaatataaacatttaaacagtggctataataaaaaaattacaggtttatttaaacatgcattaaataatgaagacagaaggttaagtaaaaatataatgaacaTGTAATGCACTACAAATAATGTTTAGTGAAGTTTTGTTCACACATCAAATGAAAACCGCACAGACTAAGAAATCtcaattcataaaaaaatgagAAATCGATATTGTCAACCCAGCCCTTATTTGGTCAATGATTTTGGTTGtggtttttataattttatttatatatttaaaattgtctTACACCCCAAACCTTGTGCACTGTACCTGATATATCAGCTGATCCTTCATATCCCATTCATAGCCCACAGAAATGTTAGACTTAACCATATTTATACTGAGGAGCTCCCACTCTCCCTGGGCCTGAAAAGTCTGCTTCGACTTGTCGGTTGCCCAGTCTGAATCCAAGAATGTTCGAACTTTAAGCTCCTCAACTGTGGGAACAGacataatcattttattaatttatattaactcAAACATTTTATTAGAAGTAAAGATGCTTGTTTGTCAACATTGATTCATGGGTTTTTGATGTACTTGAATATGCTGAAGATTGAAGCGTCAGATTGCAGCTGTGGATATCGAATGGAAACTTGTGCAGGTCCATCTTACAGGCTGTAGTTAGAACTAAAATGTCAGACAAGACTGTATATGCATAACTGTAGAACTGGACATATGGAGACTCCTTTGTTCCTAACTCTGTCTTGATGCTAAATggacaaaacataaaacattgatgATTGAAGACCACAGGTACACAAAACTAATCAAAGTAACCTGTACAGACTACTGAAATACAAAAAGTTCTGTCACGAAACTCTAAGTTGATAGGTCCTTAACTCGATCTACTAATAATCACATTGTTATCTACATGGCGCTTGATTTCTGTTGCATCAACAGCCAATGAGcctgctgctcaacattcaaatacttgaCCAGTGTTTGCTGTTGCAGTTTGTAAGATAAGTGAATGCTCTTTTACTCCATATCAATGTGCATATTGCTTATTAATTCCTAAATGAGCAATCATAAACAAGTTTTAAACTAagcttttaagtttttaaacttGCATTCGATGCAGGAATGAATGACTAAAGAATGAATGTGGCCTTAAAATCCATCAGGGCAAGATGAAATGCATGGTGCATGTAAGCACAGTGCAACATTACTTCTGGTGAGACGCAGGAGGAGACACCCCACAGCGCCCAGAAACTCCAAATGCAAAACTCTTCGGCTCCAGGTAAAGTAGTTCAGAAGCGTCTAATCAAGTGGCCTGTGGCAAACCAGTATAGGAGCATGGCACCAGTTCAACTAAGATGTGGCAAGAATCATTAAAGGGGACCAAtttgcccctttttacaagatgtaaaataagtctctgatgtccccagagtgtgtatgtgaagttttagttgaaaataccccacagataattttttatagcttgttaaagTTGGCACTTTTAGGGTATGAGTCAAAACACGCCGTTTTTGTGtttgtccctttaaatgcaaatgagctagTGCTCCCGGCCTCAGAAGAGGGCAGAGCTTCAAGAACTCATGCTCCAGCAATACTGGCAACAACAAACAATCTTACGCATTGAAAATGACTGACATAGCCTAGTTGCATAATATGACATTTAGAAACTAGACTCATGGGGAATGCTACCAGGTCTGTGCTCAGTAGAGTCTGATAACAAAGTTGTTATCCTATTATCCAAGTCATGTTATCCTATTAAGAACCCGTGACATTCCACAGCTAAAATCATTCAGTTCACAATCTGCTGAGGTCACGGtcacatgaaaataaaaagttggggtgtgtgaaaaagtgtgaaTGATGGTGTTATATGCAAGAGGGTGTCTGACGAGACACTGaggcaaataaattattt is a window from the Onychostoma macrolepis isolate SWU-2019 chromosome 03, ASM1243209v1, whole genome shotgun sequence genome containing:
- the LOC131537752 gene encoding 5-hydroxytryptamine receptor 3C-like, with product MDLHKFPFDIHSCNLTLQSSAYSIEELKVRTFLDSDWATDKSKQTFQAQGEWELLSINMVKSNISVGYEWDMKDQLIYQITIKRRPLLYVINIILPVFFFLVLDVMSFFIDASGADKLSFKVTLLLSISVLLLILNDTLPSTADKIPLIGVYCSVIFSLIGISILETILVNFLMAKGAEKRSAASLETTTADAIRSLQSPQGSVRDQNEEHLKQILTDYLAATQQNQQEKATLCWTGAARIIDVTFLVLYIITIIVFLSVLGKVWFP